The following are from one region of the Paenalkalicoccus suaedae genome:
- the wecB gene encoding non-hydrolyzing UDP-N-acetylglucosamine 2-epimerase, with translation MSQRKKIMTIFGTRPEAIKMCPLVLELEKEEQFESIVTVTGQHREMLDQVLEIFGVTPDEDLNIMQSRQTLTDVTTRALQGLDEVMKRVKPDMVLVHGDTTTTFVASLAAFYNQIAVGHVEAGLRTWNKYSPYPEEMNRQLTGVISDLHFTPTEKSYENLTAEGKAEEGIFVTGNTAIDALHTTVTDDYESDVLGRLGDDKLILVTAHRRENLGQPMRNMFSAIKRIVTEHDDVQVIYPVHLNPVVRELADEVLGNDPRIHLIEPLGVRDFHNFASRAHIILTDSGGVQEEAPSLGVPVLVLRDTTERPEGIEAGTLKLAGTDEENIYSLAKELLTDEAAFEAMSKASNPYGDGRASERIVEAIKYFYGLRDDRPESFRP, from the coding sequence ATGAGTCAGCGTAAAAAGATCATGACGATTTTCGGGACAAGGCCAGAAGCCATTAAAATGTGCCCGCTCGTCTTAGAGCTAGAGAAAGAGGAACAGTTCGAATCGATCGTGACCGTAACAGGTCAGCATCGCGAAATGCTTGATCAAGTACTAGAAATCTTTGGTGTCACGCCAGATGAGGACTTAAATATCATGCAATCGCGCCAAACGCTGACGGATGTCACGACACGTGCCCTGCAAGGATTAGATGAAGTAATGAAGCGTGTAAAACCAGATATGGTGCTCGTGCACGGGGATACAACGACAACATTCGTTGCAAGTCTCGCGGCGTTTTATAACCAAATTGCAGTCGGCCACGTCGAGGCTGGTCTGCGCACGTGGAATAAATATTCACCGTACCCAGAGGAGATGAACCGTCAGCTTACAGGCGTTATCAGCGACCTGCATTTCACCCCGACGGAGAAGTCCTACGAGAACCTCACGGCTGAGGGCAAGGCAGAGGAAGGCATTTTTGTTACTGGTAACACAGCGATTGATGCGCTTCACACGACAGTCACCGACGACTACGAGTCGGATGTGCTCGGACGTTTAGGCGACGATAAGCTCATTCTTGTCACAGCCCACCGTCGAGAAAATCTAGGTCAGCCAATGCGCAATATGTTCTCTGCAATCAAGCGTATTGTTACAGAGCACGATGACGTTCAGGTCATCTACCCTGTGCATTTAAATCCTGTCGTGCGCGAGCTCGCGGATGAGGTACTCGGTAACGACCCTCGCATTCATTTAATTGAGCCACTTGGCGTACGCGACTTCCATAACTTCGCATCACGCGCGCACATTATCCTAACGGATTCTGGAGGCGTGCAGGAAGAAGCTCCGTCACTAGGTGTGCCTGTGCTTGTTTTACGTGACACGACGGAGCGTCCAGAAGGTATTGAGGCAGGTACGTTAAAGCTTGCTGGTACAGATGAAGAGAACATTTACTCGCTTGCAAAAGAGCTTCTAACAGACGAAGCGGCTTTTGAAGCAATGTCAAAGGCGTCTAATCCTTATGGCGATGGTCGTGCATCAGAGCGTATCGTAGAGGCGATCAAGTACTTCTATGGTTTGCGTGACGATCGTCCGGAAAGCTTTAGACCTTAA
- the upp gene encoding uracil phosphoribosyltransferase, whose amino-acid sequence MAKVFVFDHPLIQHKLTYIRNKDTGTKEFREMTNEIAGLMAFEITRELPLQEVEVETPVATATCKRIAGKKLGIVPILRAGLGMVDGIMELVPAAKVGHVGLYRDPETLKPVEYYVKLPNDTGERDFIVVDPMLATGGSAIEAINVMKKRGAVNIKLMCLVAAPEGVDAMKEAHPDVDIYLAALDEKLNEKGYIVPGLGDAGDRLFGTK is encoded by the coding sequence ATGGCGAAGGTATTTGTATTTGATCACCCATTAATTCAGCATAAGCTTACGTATATTCGTAATAAGGATACTGGAACGAAGGAGTTCCGCGAGATGACGAACGAAATCGCGGGTCTGATGGCATTTGAGATTACGCGTGAGCTTCCGCTCCAAGAGGTAGAAGTCGAGACGCCGGTTGCGACGGCAACATGCAAGCGTATCGCAGGTAAAAAGCTTGGGATCGTACCGATTTTACGTGCGGGCCTTGGCATGGTTGACGGGATTATGGAGCTTGTACCAGCAGCTAAAGTTGGACACGTTGGTCTTTACCGTGATCCGGAGACGCTAAAGCCGGTCGAATATTACGTGAAGCTTCCGAACGATACTGGGGAGCGCGACTTTATCGTAGTGGATCCAATGCTTGCGACTGGTGGATCCGCGATTGAGGCGATTAATGTGATGAAAAAACGTGGAGCGGTCAACATTAAGCTGATGTGCTTAGTTGCAGCGCCAGAGGGTGTGGACGCGATGAAGGAAGCGCACCCTGACGTAGATATTTATCTTGCAGCACTAGACGAAAAACTAAACGAAAAAGGCTACATCGTTCCTGGTCTTGGAGACGCAGGAGATCGCCTATTCGGTACGAAGTAA
- the glyA gene encoding serine hydroxymethyltransferase yields the protein MSHIQAQDAKLFEAMNKELGRQQDNIELIASENFVSPAVMEAQGSVLTNKYAEGYPGKRYYGGCEHVDVVEDIARDRAKEIFGAEYANVQPHSGAQANMAVYFAFLEQGDTVLGMNLSHGGHLTHGSPVNFSGKQYNFVEYGVDKDSGYINYEDVREKAQEHKPKMIVAGASAYPREIDFKKFREIADEVGAYLMVDMAHIAGLVATGDHPSPIPYADFVTTTTHKTLRGPRGGLILTKEEYGKKIDKAIFPGLQGGPLMHVIASKAVAFGEALQEEFGAYSKQIIKNAKALAEALTEGGVDLVSGGTDNHLVLLDLRSLNLTGKVAEAALDHVYITTNKNTIPFDPESPFVTSGLRIGTAAITSRGFKEEDAAEVGRIIADVLKNPEDDATIADAKSRVAALTGKYPMYTE from the coding sequence TTGAGTCACATTCAGGCACAGGACGCAAAGCTCTTTGAAGCAATGAATAAGGAGCTTGGGCGCCAGCAGGACAATATTGAACTTATTGCATCCGAAAACTTTGTTTCCCCAGCAGTCATGGAAGCGCAAGGATCCGTATTAACAAACAAATACGCAGAAGGATACCCAGGCAAACGCTACTACGGTGGCTGTGAGCACGTCGATGTTGTCGAAGACATCGCGCGAGATCGCGCGAAGGAAATCTTTGGAGCGGAATACGCAAACGTACAGCCGCACTCTGGTGCACAGGCAAACATGGCTGTTTACTTTGCATTCCTTGAGCAAGGCGACACGGTACTTGGAATGAACCTATCGCACGGCGGACACTTAACCCACGGTAGCCCAGTTAACTTCAGTGGAAAGCAATATAACTTCGTTGAATACGGCGTGGATAAAGATAGTGGTTATATCAACTACGAAGACGTGCGTGAAAAGGCGCAGGAGCACAAGCCGAAAATGATCGTTGCAGGTGCCAGCGCGTACCCGCGTGAAATCGACTTTAAAAAGTTTCGCGAAATTGCGGACGAAGTCGGTGCATATTTAATGGTAGATATGGCGCACATTGCTGGACTTGTTGCAACTGGCGATCACCCAAGCCCAATCCCGTATGCAGACTTTGTTACGACAACGACGCACAAGACACTACGCGGACCGCGTGGCGGACTTATTTTAACTAAAGAAGAGTATGGTAAAAAGATTGATAAAGCGATCTTCCCTGGGCTGCAAGGTGGACCACTTATGCATGTCATTGCATCAAAAGCCGTTGCATTTGGCGAAGCGTTACAAGAGGAGTTCGGAGCGTACTCGAAGCAAATTATTAAAAACGCAAAGGCGCTAGCCGAGGCACTAACTGAAGGCGGCGTTGACCTTGTTTCTGGCGGTACAGATAATCATTTAGTCCTTTTAGATCTACGTAGCCTCAATTTGACCGGAAAAGTTGCGGAAGCAGCGCTTGATCATGTGTATATTACGACGAATAAAAATACGATTCCGTTTGATCCGGAGAGCCCGTTTGTGACGAGCGGCCTGCGTATCGGTACGGCGGCGATTACGTCTCGTGGCTTTAAGGAAGAGGATGCGGCCGAGGTTGGGCGCATTATCGCAGACGTGTTGAAGAATCCAGAGGACGATGCGACGATTGCAGACGCGAAGTCTCGCGTTGCGGCGCTTACTGGCAAGTACCCAATGTACACAGAATAA
- a CDS encoding TIGR01440 family protein, which produces MATEWTGSLAPQLAKALDELQEQAQLKKGQILVIGASTSEVIGKHIGKAGSMDVATELYKALDEFRNKHDIYLAFQCCEHLNRAILIERDCLEHYRLEDVSVIPVPSAGGSMASFAHKQMTDPVLVEDIQAHAGIDIGDTFIGMHLKKVAVPVRTSIKSIGDAHVTFARTRPKLIGGARAQY; this is translated from the coding sequence ATGGCGACAGAATGGACAGGCAGCCTAGCACCGCAGCTCGCCAAAGCACTCGACGAGCTACAGGAGCAGGCACAGCTAAAAAAAGGACAAATTTTAGTCATCGGCGCAAGCACAAGTGAGGTCATCGGCAAACATATCGGCAAAGCAGGCTCGATGGATGTCGCAACAGAGCTCTATAAAGCTTTAGATGAGTTCCGTAATAAGCACGACATTTACCTCGCCTTTCAGTGCTGCGAGCATTTAAATCGTGCGATTTTGATCGAGCGCGACTGCTTAGAACATTACCGATTAGAAGACGTCTCTGTCATTCCTGTCCCATCCGCAGGCGGATCGATGGCGTCATTTGCTCACAAGCAAATGACAGACCCCGTTTTAGTCGAAGATATTCAGGCTCACGCCGGTATCGACATTGGCGACACCTTTATCGGCATGCACCTCAAGAAGGTAGCTGTGCCAGTGCGCACTTCTATCAAGAGCATCGGAGACGCGCACGTCACATTTGCACGAACACGACCAAAGCTTATCGGTGGTGCAAGGGCACAGTATTAA
- the rpiB gene encoding ribose 5-phosphate isomerase B, protein MKIVIASDHAGYALKEQVIPVIEELGHEVVDVGAGGADSVDYADYGFPAAEMVANKEADRGIVICGTGIGMSITANKVKGIRCALVHDLFSAKATREHNDSNVLAMGERVIGPGLAQEIVKVWLETEFEGGRHGRRIEKIEVYETK, encoded by the coding sequence ATGAAAATTGTTATTGCATCTGATCACGCAGGGTACGCTTTAAAGGAACAAGTAATTCCAGTCATTGAGGAACTCGGTCATGAGGTTGTAGACGTTGGAGCCGGCGGCGCCGACTCAGTCGATTACGCTGACTACGGTTTCCCCGCAGCAGAAATGGTTGCAAATAAAGAAGCAGACCGCGGCATCGTCATTTGTGGAACGGGTATCGGTATGTCGATCACAGCGAATAAAGTAAAAGGTATCCGCTGTGCCCTCGTTCACGATCTATTCTCAGCAAAAGCAACGCGCGAGCACAACGACAGCAACGTCCTCGCGATGGGCGAGCGCGTCATCGGTCCTGGTCTAGCACAGGAAATCGTTAAAGTATGGCTCGAAACAGAATTCGAAGGCGGACGTCACGGTCGTCGCATCGAAAAGATCGAAGTATACGAAACAAAATAG
- a CDS encoding low molecular weight protein arginine phosphatase — MERVLFVCTGNTCRSPMAEVIFENKKQNEDFRAQSAGVHGMEGMPMSEGSRQVLARRGMMESHQSQGVSPDLLEWSDLTLAMTNAHKQMLIEQYPTYADQIFTLKEYVLDDSNTLQKIEELREHHVQMELKRAQFVTANQDKIERYNETNDMNNQNSKEEELLEQLHPHQVAIDRIEWDLPSFDIQDPFGGDDAQYEATYKEMEEAITKLLAKLEKGEG; from the coding sequence ATGGAACGAGTATTATTTGTTTGTACAGGTAACACATGCCGAAGTCCTATGGCAGAGGTTATTTTTGAGAATAAAAAGCAGAACGAAGATTTTAGAGCGCAGTCTGCGGGAGTCCATGGCATGGAAGGCATGCCAATGTCAGAAGGCTCTCGCCAGGTTCTCGCGCGTCGAGGTATGATGGAGAGCCACCAGTCTCAGGGAGTATCGCCTGACCTGCTCGAGTGGTCCGACCTTACACTTGCGATGACAAACGCACACAAGCAAATGCTAATTGAGCAGTATCCTACATACGCTGATCAGATTTTTACGCTGAAGGAGTATGTATTGGACGATTCTAATACGCTACAGAAAATCGAGGAACTGCGCGAGCACCACGTGCAAATGGAGCTAAAGCGTGCACAGTTTGTCACGGCAAACCAAGATAAAATTGAACGCTATAATGAGACAAACGATATGAATAACCAAAATAGCAAAGAAGAAGAACTATTAGAACAGCTTCATCCACATCAAGTCGCGATCGATCGCATTGAGTGGGACTTGCCATCCTTTGATATTCAAGATCCATTCGGTGGCGATGATGCCCAGTACGAAGCGACATATAAAGAAATGGAAGAAGCGATCACAAAACTTTTAGCCAAGCTAGAAAAAGGAGAAGGATAA
- a CDS encoding manganese efflux pump MntP, with the protein MEYWLSASMIAFALSIDAFSIALGLGVNKLSTRRIAITSALVGSCHIFLPLIGMLLGHFLSLHIGHIAVILGALGLIVLGLQMIIASFRSGSTLFSPKGMGLLVFAVSVSMDSFSTGFSMAAAGRETMLLLLLFGTFSMALTALGLVLGRRLQLLTSLSLEWLAGLVLLGFGVSMLFT; encoded by the coding sequence GTGGAATACTGGCTGTCAGCTTCAATGATCGCATTTGCCCTTAGTATCGACGCCTTTTCGATCGCACTCGGACTAGGTGTTAACAAGTTATCCACACGACGAATTGCGATAACAAGCGCACTCGTGGGATCGTGCCATATCTTTTTACCGCTCATCGGCATGCTACTCGGACATTTCCTGAGCCTCCACATTGGACATATCGCCGTCATCCTTGGAGCGCTCGGTCTCATCGTACTCGGACTGCAAATGATTATCGCAAGCTTTAGAAGCGGCTCGACCCTATTTTCCCCCAAAGGAATGGGGCTATTGGTGTTTGCTGTGTCGGTGAGCATGGATAGCTTCTCGACAGGCTTTAGCATGGCCGCGGCTGGCAGGGAGACCATGCTCTTACTCCTCCTATTTGGAACATTTAGTATGGCACTAACTGCGCTCGGACTCGTGCTCGGCAGACGACTCCAGCTACTCACAAGCCTCTCGCTCGAATGGCTCGCAGGACTTGTCCTCCTTGGCTTTGGCGTGTCGATGCTTTTTACGTAA
- a CDS encoding GNAT family N-acetyltransferase translates to MDIRLARLEDAEGIVRVCTDAYRHTYPGIIAASHIEKTIKEFYNLERVEREITDVSDAWNGWFVAVDNGQVVGAAGGGFTADSVAELFVIYLDPARKREGIGSRLLTAVTDDQRARGAKEQWVSVQKYNDMGIPFYEAVGFEYQEERPAHGYSEEEGYRSLRYKRRI, encoded by the coding sequence ATGGACATTAGGTTGGCTCGGTTGGAGGATGCGGAGGGGATTGTCCGTGTTTGTACAGATGCATATCGGCATACATATCCAGGGATAATTGCGGCTTCGCATATCGAAAAAACGATTAAGGAATTTTATAACCTGGAGCGGGTTGAGAGAGAAATTACGGATGTTTCTGATGCGTGGAACGGATGGTTTGTGGCTGTGGATAATGGGCAGGTTGTTGGTGCAGCTGGTGGCGGATTTACTGCGGATAGCGTGGCGGAGCTGTTTGTCATATATCTTGATCCGGCAAGAAAGCGCGAAGGCATTGGGAGCAGACTTTTGACTGCTGTGACAGATGACCAGCGGGCGCGCGGGGCGAAGGAGCAGTGGGTGTCTGTACAGAAGTACAACGATATGGGCATTCCTTTTTACGAGGCGGTTGGATTTGAGTATCAGGAGGAGCGCCCGGCTCACGGCTATTCCGAGGAAGAGGGGTACAGATCTCTAAGGTATAAACGGAGGATTTGA
- a CDS encoding VOC family protein, with product MHINRLMLCTDKLTEMKDFYVKKLGFALIDESMNGFKIAVGSSELEFAFDDAVSHPHYHVAFNIPSNKFNEAKEWAKARVSLNVENGQDEAYFDFFSAHALYFSDPSGNVIELISRHEINAVQEEPFSMQSFLNISEIGVTVHDVARAADELNSIGISKMNNGLIDRTSINFMGEKNEGVFIILNQPGRRWIFSDKISNAFPLSMTLSTKDVIEVDTGGVLRTIR from the coding sequence ATGCATATTAACAGATTGATGTTATGTACAGATAAGTTAACTGAGATGAAGGACTTCTATGTAAAGAAATTAGGCTTTGCTTTGATAGATGAGAGTATGAATGGCTTTAAAATCGCTGTTGGTAGTAGCGAATTAGAATTTGCTTTCGATGATGCAGTCTCACATCCTCATTACCACGTCGCCTTTAATATCCCGTCAAATAAGTTCAACGAAGCAAAAGAATGGGCAAAAGCGAGAGTTAGCCTAAACGTTGAAAACGGTCAGGATGAGGCTTATTTTGATTTTTTCTCTGCTCATGCTCTTTATTTTAGCGATCCCTCTGGTAATGTGATTGAGTTGATTTCTAGGCATGAGATAAACGCGGTTCAAGAAGAGCCATTTTCCATGCAAAGCTTTCTTAATATAAGTGAAATAGGTGTGACTGTGCACGATGTAGCGCGCGCAGCTGACGAACTAAATAGTATTGGAATATCAAAAATGAACAACGGCTTGATAGATCGTACTAGCATCAATTTTATGGGAGAAAAGAATGAGGGAGTTTTCATTATTTTGAATCAACCCGGAAGACGCTGGATTTTTTCAGATAAGATTTCTAACGCCTTCCCTCTCTCGATGACCTTATCTACTAAAGATGTGATTGAGGTTGATACAGGCGGAGTATTACGTACAATTCGATGA
- a CDS encoding group-specific protein — MPYVYHMVPKNMLGEQLIPLNELKTIDESLYHQYTKKYLNHQERKKLLTRQIPKMNCLWNDVIHFLPLHPSHVYAAIKDVGIPTKNDVIFYKIPISNLKLNKNAIFHYSKETYRGPAAEMSMDEIELLDLMRYEELSAIPNDTVDYYIEEFKKGTQFGLFPFIPHILSLGRVNVSNVETINWSDGIK, encoded by the coding sequence ATTCCATACGTCTATCATATGGTTCCTAAAAACATGTTAGGTGAACAGCTTATTCCGTTAAATGAGTTAAAGACAATTGATGAATCTCTTTATCACCAGTACACGAAGAAGTACTTGAATCATCAGGAAAGAAAAAAGCTACTAACTCGGCAAATACCGAAAATGAATTGCTTGTGGAACGATGTTATTCATTTCTTGCCCCTGCATCCATCTCATGTTTATGCTGCTATAAAAGATGTAGGTATTCCTACAAAAAACGATGTTATTTTTTATAAGATTCCTATTTCAAATTTAAAGTTGAATAAAAACGCTATTTTCCATTACAGCAAAGAGACCTATAGAGGTCCTGCTGCAGAAATGAGTATGGACGAGATAGAGCTACTTGATTTAATGCGATATGAGGAATTATCAGCTATCCCCAATGACACCGTGGATTATTACATAGAAGAATTTAAGAAAGGAACTCAGTTTGGATTGTTCCCCTTTATCCCCCACATCCTTAGCTTAGGAAGAGTCAATGTTTCCAATGTAGAAACAATTAATTGGAGTGACGGTATTAAATAG
- a CDS encoding L-threonylcarbamoyladenylate synthase produces the protein MYQQTTVWNVDKNVDKSAGEGVQEAGRAIQSGEVVAFPTETVYGLGGDATSDTAVARIFEAKGRPSDNPLIVHIAETEDMAKLTNELPKVAEQLMDAFWPGPLAIIVKHNHSLSTIVTAGLDTVAVRLPDHEVAREVIKASGVPVAAPSANRSGRPSPTTAQHVYDDLNGRIAGIVDGGATGVGVESTVIDCTVTPPMILRPGGLSKADIESVIGEVAIDPALTKSDDAPRSPGMKYTHYAPDAPLVLVDGDQAFLEKVVGDAQAEGNRVGVLVPDEYVPNVTVEKVVTLGSISDVAAIAAQLYDGLRSFSTEDVDIIFATVYERDGIGEAVMNRLEKAAGGVVVRR, from the coding sequence ATGTATCAACAGACAACTGTGTGGAATGTGGATAAAAATGTGGATAAGTCAGCTGGAGAGGGTGTTCAGGAAGCTGGTCGGGCGATCCAATCTGGAGAAGTCGTGGCATTCCCAACGGAAACGGTATATGGATTAGGTGGAGATGCCACGTCAGACACTGCGGTGGCTCGTATTTTTGAGGCGAAGGGTCGCCCATCGGATAACCCACTGATTGTCCACATCGCGGAGACCGAGGACATGGCAAAGCTTACAAACGAGCTTCCCAAAGTCGCGGAACAGCTGATGGATGCCTTCTGGCCAGGGCCGCTCGCGATTATCGTCAAACATAATCACAGCTTATCCACAATTGTCACAGCGGGTCTTGATACGGTGGCTGTGCGCCTACCAGATCATGAAGTCGCGCGTGAGGTGATCAAAGCAAGTGGCGTACCCGTCGCAGCACCAAGCGCGAATCGTTCTGGTCGCCCGAGTCCGACGACGGCTCAGCACGTATATGACGATCTCAACGGACGCATCGCAGGGATCGTCGATGGCGGTGCTACCGGAGTTGGCGTCGAGTCGACGGTCATCGATTGCACGGTCACGCCTCCAATGATTCTCCGTCCTGGCGGTCTATCGAAAGCGGACATTGAGTCCGTCATCGGCGAAGTCGCGATTGATCCGGCACTCACAAAATCCGACGACGCCCCGCGCTCCCCGGGCATGAAGTACACGCACTATGCGCCAGACGCGCCGCTTGTGTTAGTCGACGGCGACCAAGCCTTTTTAGAAAAAGTAGTTGGAGACGCACAAGCAGAGGGTAATCGCGTTGGTGTCCTCGTACCTGACGAATATGTGCCGAATGTGACTGTGGAAAAAGTAGTAACACTTGGCTCCATTTCGGATGTAGCTGCGATAGCAGCACAACTGTATGATGGCTTACGCAGTTTTTCCACAGAGGATGTGGATATCATCTTTGCGACGGTGTACGAGCGCGATGGAATTGGAGAAGCGGTGATGAATCGGCTGGAGAAAGCGGCTGGTGGAGTAGTGGTAAGGCGCTAA
- the spoIIR gene encoding stage II sporulation protein R, with protein sequence MNQTIKIALIMLILCISWQGQMYAYDSTYFSTEEQVEEAIPEEAIRLRIKSNSNSAEDQQAKLAIRDRVHGAISAWTMEMSTKDEARALITDRLPMLEAIIAHELYEQGVHQPFRVSLQEVDFPTKQYGYRLYPAGAYEAVYIELGEASGDNWWCVLFPPLCFTEISEEEEEPVENRFFVVDVAKNVWNSLLSES encoded by the coding sequence ATGAATCAAACGATTAAAATTGCACTCATTATGCTTATTTTATGTATATCATGGCAAGGTCAAATGTACGCGTACGATTCCACTTACTTTTCAACAGAAGAGCAGGTAGAAGAGGCAATTCCTGAAGAGGCAATCCGCCTGCGTATTAAATCAAATAGTAACTCGGCCGAGGATCAGCAGGCGAAGCTTGCCATCCGAGATCGTGTGCACGGAGCGATATCCGCTTGGACGATGGAGATGAGCACGAAGGACGAGGCGCGCGCTCTAATCACGGATCGATTACCAATGCTTGAAGCGATCATTGCACACGAGCTGTATGAGCAAGGTGTCCATCAGCCCTTTCGTGTATCCCTTCAGGAAGTCGACTTCCCGACGAAGCAGTATGGCTACAGACTTTATCCAGCTGGAGCATACGAAGCAGTCTACATTGAACTAGGCGAAGCTTCAGGTGATAACTGGTGGTGCGTCTTGTTCCCGCCGCTATGCTTTACTGAAATATCGGAAGAAGAAGAGGAACCAGTAGAAAATCGCTTCTTTGTTGTCGATGTCGCAAAAAATGTATGGAACTCTCTTTTGTCAGAGTCATAG
- the prmC gene encoding peptide chain release factor N(5)-glutamine methyltransferase, translating to MTQHVYEALAWASSFLEKYPDREEIAKLLLMHHTGWSRSRLFAEMRTELSSETLDAFNEDIQTVAGGIPVQHVIGHESFYGRDFFVNRHTLIPRPETEELIELIVTEAKSLSRPLRIVDIGTGTGCIAITLALELGAEVDAVDISTNALHVARENAAKLQADVTFFEGDLFAPVEEKTYDIIVSNPPYIPEGDRADMDVHVKDHEPANALFAGVDGLDIYRRFVQGLSTRIRAGGIVAVEIGHGQGGAVTALMQEAFGDTATVSLHNDINGRERIVMARLGK from the coding sequence ATGACACAGCACGTATATGAAGCCCTCGCATGGGCTTCTTCTTTTTTGGAAAAGTATCCGGATAGAGAAGAGATCGCCAAGCTTTTACTCATGCATCACACCGGCTGGAGTCGCTCACGCCTGTTTGCAGAAATGCGAACCGAGCTCTCTAGTGAAACGTTAGATGCATTTAACGAAGATATTCAGACTGTGGCAGGTGGCATTCCTGTCCAGCACGTGATTGGTCACGAATCGTTTTACGGTCGAGACTTCTTCGTCAACCGCCATACGCTTATCCCGCGCCCAGAGACCGAGGAGCTCATTGAGCTAATCGTGACCGAGGCCAAGTCGTTATCACGACCGCTTCGCATCGTAGATATCGGCACTGGCACCGGCTGCATCGCCATCACCCTCGCGCTAGAGCTTGGTGCAGAGGTCGACGCAGTCGATATTTCCACTAATGCCCTGCATGTTGCTCGTGAAAATGCAGCGAAGCTTCAGGCTGATGTAACGTTTTTTGAAGGAGATTTATTTGCGCCAGTTGAGGAAAAAACGTACGACATTATCGTGAGTAATCCCCCTTACATTCCAGAGGGAGACCGCGCAGACATGGATGTCCACGTAAAAGACCACGAGCCCGCGAACGCACTGTTTGCAGGTGTAGATGGTCTGGATATTTACCGCCGCTTCGTACAAGGTCTTTCGACGCGTATTCGCGCAGGTGGCATCGTTGCCGTGGAGATCGGTCACGGACAAGGTGGGGCTGTTACAGCGTTAATGCAAGAGGCATTTGGCGATACGGCAACAGTATCTCTGCATAACGATATAAATGGTCGCGAACGCATCGTGATGGCGAGACTTGGGAAGTGA